The following coding sequences lie in one Streptococcus suis genomic window:
- a CDS encoding reverse transcriptase gives MRTAKTILTVIHERGKQDKPLERVYKLLFNRELYLIAYAKLYPNNGAMTKGVTEETIDGMSIQKIDMIIEQLRQETYYWRPARREYIPKKNGKHRPLGIPVWSDKLLQEVIRMILEAYYEPQFSEHSHGFRPKRGCHTALQEIQTWKGTRWFIEGDISSYFDTIDHDVLITMLSRQIQDGRFIRLIKNMLEAGCLDDWKFHKTISGTPQGGVISPLLANIYLHQFDKWVGEELIPQYTRGKKQKANSAYNRLSRRIKCYQDKGDYKKAHQLIVERRNLPSVDTYDTSYRRLRYVRYADDFILGFTGSKAEAKAIKKQIGDFLNTKLSLELSQEKTLITHATGESAKFLGYEIKAQRVNDYIDNKGRRSANGVIALFVPASVIESKCRQYMKNGKAIHRNNLLHDDDFSIVQTYQQEYRGLVQYYILAQNLSWFSKVYWYMETSLLKTLAFKHKSSINKMLAKYKTTTTSTNGRTVPCLQVVVPREDKPPLVATWGGISLSYKKKAVIEDAPYQVYGGRTELIKRLLANKCELCGSEENIEVHHIRKLADLNKHNGKLVPKWKEIMSARCRKTLVTCRDCHHAIHNGSINTRL, from the coding sequence ATGCGTACAGCCAAAACTATTTTAACGGTCATTCATGAACGTGGAAAACAAGATAAACCACTCGAAAGGGTTTATAAGTTACTATTTAATCGTGAACTCTATCTGATAGCCTATGCAAAGTTATACCCGAATAATGGAGCAATGACAAAGGGTGTTACAGAGGAAACGATTGATGGAATGTCTATTCAAAAAATAGATATGATTATTGAACAATTAAGACAAGAAACCTATTACTGGAGACCAGCTAGGAGAGAGTACATTCCTAAAAAGAATGGAAAACACCGTCCTTTGGGAATACCAGTATGGAGTGATAAACTTCTTCAGGAAGTGATTCGCATGATATTAGAAGCCTATTATGAGCCACAATTTAGTGAACATTCTCATGGTTTTAGACCAAAAAGAGGGTGTCATACAGCTTTACAAGAAATTCAGACCTGGAAAGGGACACGTTGGTTCATAGAAGGAGATATCTCTAGTTATTTTGACACGATTGACCACGATGTATTAATCACTATGTTGTCTAGACAAATTCAGGATGGTCGGTTTATTAGGCTTATCAAAAATATGCTTGAGGCAGGATGTCTTGATGATTGGAAGTTTCACAAGACTATTAGTGGAACACCGCAAGGTGGAGTTATTAGTCCTTTATTAGCTAATATCTATTTACATCAATTTGATAAGTGGGTCGGTGAAGAACTGATACCTCAATATACAAGAGGTAAAAAGCAGAAAGCAAACTCAGCCTATAATCGTTTGAGTAGAAGAATTAAATGCTATCAGGATAAAGGAGATTATAAAAAAGCTCATCAGTTAATTGTTGAGAGAAGAAATCTCCCTTCAGTCGATACTTATGATACCAGCTATCGGAGATTAAGATATGTTCGGTATGCGGATGACTTTATTCTAGGCTTTACAGGTTCAAAAGCTGAGGCAAAGGCTATAAAGAAGCAAATTGGAGACTTTTTAAATACTAAGTTATCTTTGGAACTTTCTCAAGAAAAGACTTTGATTACCCATGCGACTGGAGAATCAGCTAAATTTCTGGGATATGAGATAAAAGCACAACGTGTCAATGATTATATTGATAACAAAGGGAGACGGAGTGCCAATGGTGTTATCGCATTATTTGTACCTGCATCGGTTATTGAAAGCAAATGCCGCCAATACATGAAAAATGGTAAAGCTATTCATCGTAATAACTTATTGCATGATGATGACTTTAGTATCGTTCAAACTTACCAACAAGAATATAGAGGGCTGGTTCAATATTATATATTGGCACAAAATTTGTCATGGTTCTCAAAAGTCTATTGGTATATGGAAACATCACTCCTTAAAACATTAGCATTTAAACATAAGTCATCCATTAATAAAATGTTAGCTAAATATAAGACTACCACAACTAGCACGAATGGCCGAACTGTGCCGTGTTTACAGGTAGTTGTGCCTCGAGAAGATAAACCTCCTCTAGTTGCAACATGGGGTGGCATTTCACTTTCTTATAAAAAGAAAGCTGTAATAGAAGATGCTCCGTATCAAGTTTATGGTGGTCGAACAGAGCTTATCAAGCGATTACTCGCAAATAAGTGTGAGCTATGTGGAAGTGAGGAGAACATAGAGGTACATCATATCAGAAAATTAGCAGACTTGAACAAACACAATGGGAAATTAGTTCCAAAGTGGAAAGAAATCATGTCAGCAAGATGTCGAAAAACGCTAGTGACTTGTCGGGATTGTCACCATGCAATACATAATGGTTCAATAAATACACGTTTATGA
- a CDS encoding TnpV protein, with protein sequence MAKSLFEELGGKYERQGDYLIPCLTVPAEEEQAIGIWGQRHLDYLKQYRKVTYTNLLTSGRLNAYLADINRQAQERFERLIEGMKQAQGITEQLKAENALEWTGCLNNIRACAREIVEKEIIFA encoded by the coding sequence ATGGCAAAATCATTATTTGAGGAACTGGGCGGCAAATACGAAAGGCAAGGGGATTATTTGATACCGTGCTTAACTGTACCCGCCGAAGAAGAACAGGCAATAGGCATCTGGGGGCAACGGCATTTAGATTATCTAAAACAGTACCGTAAAGTTACATACACCAATCTTCTTACAAGCGGCAGGCTAAACGCCTACCTTGCCGACATCAACAGACAGGCACAGGAACGCTTTGAAAGGCTCATAGAGGGTATGAAACAGGCACAGGGCATAACGGAACAGCTAAAGGCAGAAAACGCCTTAGAATGGACAGGATGCCTCAATAACATAAGGGCTTGTGCGAGGGAGATTGTGGAAAAGGAAATTATTTTTGCATAA
- a CDS encoding peptidylprolyl isomerase produces the protein MLNKVKARFLIGLGGLIAVSFMVMIGYTIGSQTISKQTENQIRAEANKLVSKKKQEERATVLSDEIVNEFLTQYFTKVQLGENNARIKPYMTDSAFSEEEANQNKAINQVYKDYMLDYRFESASIYVNTESNVALAEVTYQVTYVSDLSEQQQRTSQTETKTVMLSYSKVSDKLLVNQLTIWNGKLEDIKEATDGANSSIPTIQGCRTDFADIQNKKECGGNRQWQNHYLRNWAANTKGKGII, from the coding sequence ATGTTAAATAAAGTGAAAGCTCGATTTCTGATTGGATTAGGAGGTTTAATCGCAGTCAGTTTTATGGTCATGATTGGCTACACGATTGGCTCACAAACCATTTCAAAGCAAACAGAGAACCAAATACGAGCAGAAGCCAATAAACTTGTGTCAAAGAAAAAGCAGGAGGAAAGAGCGACAGTCCTATCAGATGAGATTGTCAATGAATTTCTCACTCAATATTTCACCAAGGTCCAGCTGGGTGAAAATAACGCTCGTATCAAACCCTACATGACGGACTCGGCATTTTCAGAAGAGGAAGCAAATCAGAATAAAGCGATCAATCAAGTTTATAAAGACTATATGCTTGACTACCGATTTGAATCAGCCAGTATCTATGTCAATACAGAAAGTAATGTTGCACTTGCGGAAGTTACCTATCAAGTGACCTATGTATCTGATTTGAGTGAGCAACAACAGCGAACCTCTCAAACAGAAACCAAGACGGTTATGTTATCCTACTCCAAAGTTTCCGACAAGCTCCTGGTTAATCAGTTGACCATTTGGAATGGAAAACTAGAGGACATTAAAGAAGCCACAGATGGTGCAAATTCCAGCATACCAACGATCCAAGGATGTAGGACGGATTTTGCGGACATTCAAAATAAAAAAGAATGTGGAGGTAACAGACAATGGCAAAATCATTATTTGAGGAACTGGGCGGCAAATACGAAAGGCAAGGGGATTATTTGA
- a CDS encoding calcium-binding protein, whose product MNPKTIYEKDSDQDGLTDAQELALGTNPQSVDTDGDGQADLEELQSGHSPLVPQKELCDGLEL is encoded by the coding sequence ATGAATCCAAAAACTATTTATGAAAAGGATTCAGACCAAGATGGTTTGACAGATGCTCAGGAACTGGCTTTGGGAACCAATCCGCAGTCTGTTGACACAGATGGTGATGGTCAAGCTGATTTAGAGGAGCTACAATCTGGACATTCACCACTAGTCCCACAAAAGGAGTTGTGTGATGGCTTGGAACTTTGA
- a CDS encoding glucan-binding protein: MTKTCNHHFLVNQEKGEKHVFRKSKKYRTLCSVALGTMVTAVVAWGGTVAHADEVTPSVDTTIQRTENPATNLPEAQPNPVSEQTESLALTGQSNGAIAVTVPHDTVIQAVEEAKAEGVSTVEDSPMDLGNTTSAAETNPQISKAEEDAQNQVEAINEVTETYKADKATYESNKARIEQENKELSQAYEGANQTGKETNAWVDSKVNDLKTRYADADVTVKEQVVSSRNGTSVLDYTNYGKGVESIQSTNEQAVADYLIKKAKADDIVAKNQAIQKENEAGLAKAKADNEAIERRNQAGQAAVDAENRTGQAAVDQDNQEKQQIVSDRAAEIEAITKRNQEKEATARKENEAIDAYNAKELERYQRDLAEISKGEEGYISEALAQALNLNNGEPQAQHGGNTRNPDQIISTGDALLGGYSRILDSTGFFVYDSFKTGETLSFSYQNLQHARFDGKKISRVTYDITNLVSPAGTDTVKLVVPNDPTEGFIAYRNDGNGDWRTDKMEFRVVAKYFLEDGSQVSFSKEKPGVFTHSSLNHNDIGLEYVKDSSGKFVPINGSTVQVTNEGLARSLGSNRASDLNLPEEWDTTSSRYAYKGAIVSTVTSGNTYTVTFGQGDMPQNVGLSYWFALNTLPVARTVTPYSPKPHVTVELEPIPEPITVTPDVFTPKTFTPEKPVTFTPKPLEEVVQPSLTLTKVTLPVNPTPKELPTPPQVPTVHYHSYRLTTTPEIMKEVVNSDQANLHEKTVAKDSTVIYPLTVDALSPNRAQTTSLIFEDYLPAGYLFDKETTQKENGNYILSFDVTKNFVTLTAKENLLQEVNKDLTKVYQLTAPKLYGSVQNDGATYSNSYKLLLNKGTTNTYTVTSNVVTVRTPGDGETTTLITPDKNNENADGVLINDTVVALGTTNHYRLIWDLDQYKGDRSAKETIARGFFFVDDYPEEVLDVVENGTAVTTLDGQKVSGITVKNYASLNEAPKDLQAKLARAKITPTGAFQVFLPDDNQAFYDQYVQTGTSLALLTKMTVKDSLYGQTKTYTNKAYQVDFGNGYETKEVTNTLVSPVPKKQNLNKDKVDINGKPMLVGTQNHYTLSWDLDQYRGMKADNSQIAQGFYFVDDYPEEALLPDEAAIQFVTSDGKTVSGITVKAYSQLSEAPKTLQAALSKQKIQPKGAFQVFMPEDPQVFFESYVTKGENITIVTPMTVLETMLNSGKSYENVAYQVDFGQAYETNTVTNFVPKVTPHKSNTNQEGISIDGKTVLPNTVNYYKIVLDYSQYKDMVVTDDVLAKGFYMVDDYPEEALTLIPDGIQVLDKDGNRVSGISVSTYASLSEAPKVVQDAMAKRQFTPKGAIQVLSSDDPKTFYETYVKTGQTLVVTLPMTVKNGLTKTGGQYENTAYQIDFGLAYVTETVVNNVPKLDPQKDVVIDLSHKDESLDGKEVALYQTFNYRLVGALIPSNRATDLFEYGFEDNYDEKHDEYNGVYRSYLMTDVILKDGSVLKEGTEVTKYTLQQVDTENGLVSISFDKSFLETISDDSAFQADVYLQMKRIATGQVENTYLYTVNGYVISSNTVVTHTPQPEEPSPNQPTPPQPPIETIEPPVPANILPNTGEQESLLGLIGAGILLGTAYGLKKKEEK; encoded by the coding sequence ATGACCAAAACATGTAATCATCACTTTCTTGTCAATCAGGAAAAAGGCGAGAAACACGTCTTTCGCAAGAGTAAAAAATATCGTACTTTATGTTCCGTTGCCCTTGGAACCATGGTGACGGCTGTTGTTGCTTGGGGAGGAACGGTTGCACATGCTGATGAAGTGACACCATCAGTTGACACAACCATTCAACGAACGGAGAATCCAGCCACAAATTTACCAGAAGCACAGCCAAACCCTGTATCTGAACAAACTGAAAGTTTAGCGTTAACTGGACAATCTAATGGAGCGATTGCTGTTACCGTACCACATGATACGGTAATACAAGCAGTTGAAGAAGCAAAGGCTGAAGGTGTTTCTACGGTTGAAGATAGTCCAATGGATTTAGGAAATACAACTTCTGCGGCAGAAACCAACCCACAAATTTCAAAAGCAGAAGAAGATGCCCAAAACCAAGTTGAGGCTATCAATGAAGTTACTGAAACCTACAAAGCTGACAAAGCGACATACGAATCGAATAAAGCCCGCATTGAACAAGAAAATAAGGAGCTGTCACAGGCCTACGAAGGGGCCAACCAAACTGGTAAAGAGACAAATGCTTGGGTTGATTCTAAAGTCAATGACCTAAAAACTCGGTATGCAGATGCTGATGTGACAGTAAAAGAACAAGTAGTTTCATCAAGAAATGGGACATCTGTACTTGACTATACAAACTATGGCAAGGGTGTTGAAAGCATTCAATCAACTAACGAACAAGCTGTAGCGGATTATCTAATAAAGAAAGCCAAGGCAGATGATATTGTTGCGAAAAACCAGGCCATTCAAAAAGAAAATGAAGCTGGACTTGCTAAGGCAAAGGCAGATAATGAAGCCATTGAAAGGCGTAATCAGGCTGGTCAAGCAGCTGTTGATGCTGAAAACCGTACAGGTCAAGCCGCAGTAGATCAAGATAATCAGGAGAAACAACAAATAGTTTCAGATCGTGCAGCTGAGATTGAAGCCATTACTAAACGAAATCAAGAAAAAGAAGCCACAGCCAGAAAAGAGAATGAAGCGATCGATGCCTATAATGCCAAAGAATTGGAACGCTATCAACGTGATTTGGCCGAGATTTCAAAAGGTGAAGAAGGTTATATTTCTGAAGCCCTTGCTCAAGCCCTCAATCTCAATAACGGTGAGCCACAAGCACAACATGGAGGCAATACCCGAAATCCTGATCAGATTATTTCAACTGGCGATGCTTTGCTGGGTGGCTACTCAAGAATTTTGGATTCAACAGGATTCTTTGTCTATGATAGCTTCAAAACAGGTGAGACCCTTAGTTTTAGCTATCAAAATCTTCAACATGCACGATTTGATGGGAAAAAGATTAGTCGAGTGACTTACGATATTACCAACCTTGTATCACCAGCTGGAACCGATACCGTGAAATTGGTTGTACCAAATGATCCTACCGAGGGCTTCATTGCCTATCGAAATGACGGAAACGGTGATTGGCGAACAGACAAGATGGAGTTTCGTGTAGTTGCCAAGTATTTCTTGGAAGACGGTTCACAAGTTTCCTTCTCCAAAGAAAAGCCAGGAGTCTTCACACACTCTTCCCTCAATCATAATGACATTGGTCTAGAATATGTCAAAGATTCATCTGGGAAATTTGTGCCGATTAATGGTTCAACCGTTCAAGTGACTAATGAAGGTCTAGCACGTTCTTTGGGTTCCAACCGTGCAAGTGATTTGAATTTACCTGAGGAATGGGATACCACATCAAGTCGTTATGCTTATAAAGGAGCAATTGTCTCAACAGTTACATCAGGAAATACCTACACAGTAACCTTTGGCCAAGGCGATATGCCACAGAATGTTGGATTGTCTTACTGGTTTGCCTTAAATACCCTACCAGTGGCACGTACTGTAACACCATATAGTCCCAAACCTCATGTAACGGTGGAACTTGAACCCATTCCAGAACCTATTACGGTAACACCAGATGTCTTTACTCCTAAAACATTTACACCAGAAAAGCCTGTGACCTTCACGCCAAAACCTTTGGAAGAGGTGGTGCAGCCTAGTCTGACCTTGACCAAAGTAACCTTACCTGTTAATCCTACTCCAAAAGAACTTCCGACTCCACCACAAGTACCGACAGTTCATTATCACTCTTATCGTTTGACGACTACTCCAGAGATTATGAAAGAAGTGGTCAATAGCGACCAAGCTAATCTTCATGAGAAAACTGTCGCAAAAGATTCAACGGTGATTTATCCCTTAACAGTTGATGCCTTATCGCCCAATCGTGCCCAAACGACTAGTCTCATTTTTGAGGACTACTTGCCTGCTGGTTACCTATTTGATAAGGAAACAACACAAAAAGAGAATGGAAACTATATCCTTAGCTTTGATGTGACTAAGAATTTTGTGACCTTGACCGCAAAGGAAAACTTGTTGCAGGAGGTAAATAAAGATTTAACCAAGGTTTATCAACTGACCGCTCCAAAACTCTATGGTTCTGTTCAAAATGATGGGGCCACCTATTCCAATAGTTACAAACTCCTTTTGAACAAGGGCACAACCAATACTTACACAGTCACTTCAAATGTTGTAACGGTTCGTACACCAGGTGATGGGGAGACAACCACACTCATTACACCAGATAAAAACAATGAAAATGCGGATGGTGTCCTCATTAATGACACGGTCGTAGCCCTTGGCACAACCAACCACTACCGATTGATTTGGGATTTGGACCAGTATAAGGGAGATCGTTCTGCTAAAGAGACAATTGCACGAGGCTTCTTCTTTGTGGACGATTACCCAGAGGAAGTGCTCGATGTGGTGGAAAATGGCACGGCTGTTACAACCCTTGATGGTCAGAAGGTATCAGGAATAACGGTTAAAAACTATGCTTCACTAAATGAAGCTCCTAAAGACCTTCAAGCTAAATTAGCTCGTGCTAAGATTACACCGACAGGTGCCTTTCAAGTCTTTTTGCCGGATGACAACCAAGCCTTTTATGACCAGTATGTTCAAACAGGAACTTCTTTAGCTCTTTTGACCAAAATGACGGTGAAAGATAGTCTCTATGGTCAAACTAAGACCTATACAAACAAGGCTTATCAAGTTGATTTCGGCAATGGCTATGAAACTAAGGAAGTGACCAACACCCTTGTTTCTCCAGTACCCAAGAAACAAAACCTCAATAAAGACAAAGTAGACATCAATGGGAAGCCCATGCTAGTGGGAACTCAAAATCACTATACTCTCTCATGGGACTTGGACCAATACCGAGGGATGAAAGCAGACAACTCTCAGATTGCACAAGGTTTTTACTTTGTGGATGATTATCCAGAAGAAGCTTTATTGCCGGATGAAGCAGCTATTCAGTTTGTCACATCTGATGGCAAAACAGTTTCAGGAATCACGGTGAAGGCTTATTCTCAATTATCAGAAGCTCCTAAAACGCTACAAGCAGCCCTTTCGAAACAAAAAATTCAGCCTAAAGGAGCTTTTCAAGTTTTCATGCCTGAGGACCCACAAGTCTTTTTTGAATCTTATGTGACCAAGGGGGAGAATATTACCATTGTCACTCCGATGACGGTTTTGGAAACCATGCTTAATTCAGGGAAGTCTTATGAAAACGTGGCTTATCAGGTGGACTTTGGGCAAGCCTATGAAACCAACACGGTGACCAATTTTGTCCCTAAAGTAACTCCACATAAGTCTAATACCAATCAAGAAGGTATTTCAATTGATGGAAAGACTGTTCTTCCGAATACGGTCAATTATTACAAAATTGTCTTGGATTACAGTCAATACAAGGACATGGTCGTGACGGATGATGTTCTTGCCAAGGGATTTTACATGGTAGACGATTACCCAGAAGAAGCCCTTACCCTAATTCCTGATGGCATTCAAGTTTTGGATAAGGATGGCAATCGTGTATCTGGTATCTCTGTCAGCACCTACGCTAGTTTGTCAGAAGCTCCGAAAGTTGTTCAAGATGCCATGGCTAAACGTCAGTTTACACCTAAAGGAGCCATTCAGGTCCTTAGCAGCGATGATCCCAAAACCTTTTATGAGACCTATGTGAAGACTGGTCAAACCTTAGTTGTCACGCTTCCGATGACGGTAAAAAATGGGTTGACCAAAACAGGTGGTCAGTATGAAAATACAGCCTATCAGATTGATTTTGGCTTGGCCTATGTCACGGAAACAGTGGTCAATAATGTTCCCAAACTAGACCCACAAAAAGATGTGGTGATTGACTTGTCTCATAAAGATGAGAGCCTTGACGGGAAAGAAGTGGCCTTGTATCAAACCTTTAACTATCGCTTGGTTGGAGCATTGATTCCAAGCAATCGTGCGACTGATTTATTTGAATATGGTTTTGAAGATAACTATGATGAAAAGCATGATGAGTATAATGGTGTTTATCGCAGCTATCTGATGACGGATGTCATCCTCAAAGATGGTTCTGTCTTAAAAGAGGGGACAGAAGTCACGAAATATACCTTGCAACAGGTGGATACAGAAAATGGCCTCGTGTCAATTTCATTTGATAAATCCTTCTTAGAGACTATCTCTGATGATTCAGCCTTTCAGGCAGATGTTTACCTGCAGATGAAACGGATTGCGACTGGTCAGGTGGAGAATACCTACCTTTATACAGTGAATGGCTATGTCATCAGCTCAAATACAGTTGTAACACATACACCTCAACCTGAAGAACCAAGTCCAAATCAACCCACACCACCTCAACCACCAATTGAGACTATTGAACCGCCTGTTCCAGCAAATATTTTGCCAAATACAGGGGAACAGGAATCCCTTTTGGGCTTGATTGGAGCTGGTATTCTACTTGGTACGGCTTATGGACTGAAGAAAAAGGAGGAGAAGTAG